The following proteins are co-located in the Silene latifolia isolate original U9 population chromosome 1, ASM4854445v1, whole genome shotgun sequence genome:
- the LOC141622399 gene encoding uncharacterized protein LOC141622399: MIKLIAWVIIVTFGICFLYSFNQILYHHPECPSRIEASNISAVSNWETSISLSNDTFSTNSPSKEDEEEEEEDKESFNTNYHPALPNIKLPKNENDTQLKHIVFGIAASSSLWDKRKEYIKQWWKSNVTRGVVWLDQKVKTYRNENLPEIRISEDTSKFRYTNRMGSRSALRISRVVSETLKLGMKDVRWFVMGDDDTVFIVENVVRMLSKYDHRQLYYIGSSSESHVQNIIFSYAMAYGGGGFAISYPLATELAKMQDRCIQRYPALYGSDDRIQACMAELGVPLTKEYGFHQYDVYGNLLGLLAAHPVTPLISIHHLDVVEPIFPRMTRPQAIRHLFESVNLDSASILQQSICYDKKRYWSISVSWGYVVQIVRGVISPRELEMPTRTFLNWYKRADYTGYSFNTRPVIRHPCQSPFVFYMSRTRYDRGRGQTIGVYRAYERYKHPYCRWKMESPEKIDSVVVLKRPDPLRWHKSPRRDCCRVIHTKKRSVLYLWVGGCRMGEISEV, translated from the exons ATGATTAAACTAATTGCTTGGGTCATCATTGTTACCTTTGGCATTTGTTTTCTATATTCTTTCAACCAGATCCTATATCACCATCCCGAATGCCCTTCCAGAATTGAGGCCTCGAACATCTCTGCAGTCTCTAATTGGGAGACATCCATTTCATTGAGTAATGATACTTTTTCAACTAATTCGCCTAGTAAGgaagatgaggaggaggaggaagaagacAAGGAATCATTTAACACCAACTATCACCCTGCCTTGCCAAACATCAAATTACCGAAAAATGAAAATGATACCCAACTAAAGCACATAGTATTTGGAATTGCGGCCTCTTCCAGTTTGTGGGACAAGAGAAAAGAGTATATAAAGCAATGGTGGAAATCAAATGTAACTAGGGGGGTTGTTTGGCTAGACCAAAAAGTTAAGACTTATCGGAATGAGAATCTCCCAGAAATTCGTATCTCTGAAGACACCTCTAAATTTAGATACACTAATAGAATGGGAAGCAGATCCGCCCTTCGCATTTCAAGGGTGGTATCAGAAACACTTAAGTTGGGAATGAAGGATGTTAGATGGTTCGTGATGGGAGACGATGACACTGTTTTCATAGTTGAAAATGTTGTTAGAATGCTCTCTAAATATGACCACCGTCAATTATATTACATCGGGAGCTCTTCTGAAAGTCATGTTCAAAATATCATATTCTCATATGCCATGGCTTATGGAGGGGGTGGGTTTGCCATTAGTTACCCTCTAGCTACGGAACTTGCCAAAATGCAGGACCGTTGCATCCAGCGTTACCCTGCTTTGTACGGTAGTGATGATAGAATTCAAGCTTGCATGGCTGAGCTTGGTGTTCCCCTAACTAAAGAGTATGGTTTTCATCAG TATGATGTGTATGGAAATTTGTTGGGGCTCTTGGCAGCACATCCTGTAACACCTCTCATCTCGATACACCACTTGGATGTGGTGGAGCCTATATTTCCGCGTATGACACGACCCCAAGCGATACGTCACCTGTTTGAGTCAGTGAACCTAGACTCGGCTAGTATACTACAACAATCTATATGCTATGACAAGAAAAGATATTGGTCCATCTCAGTATCATGGGGCTATGTTGTTCAGATTGTTAGAGGCGTTATCTCTCCACGAGAATTAGAGATGCCTACTCGAACATTCCTTAATTGGTACAAGAGAGCTGATTACACTGGTTATTCTTTCAATACCAGGCCAGTCATTAGACACCCTTGTCAGTCCCCATTTGTTTTTTATATGAGTAGAACTAGGTATGATCGAGGTAGAGGACAAACTATAGGGGTCTATCGTGCTTATGAAAGGTACAAACACCCCTACTGCAGATGGAAAATGGAGAGTCCTGAAAAAATTGACTCAGTCGTTGTTCTAAAGAGACCTGATCCTCTCCGTTGGCATAAG TCTCCGAGAAGAGATTGTTGTAGAGTGATACATACGAAGAAGCGCTCAGTACTATACTTATGGGTAGGGGGATGTCGCATGGGTGAAATTAGTGAAGTATAG